A DNA window from Methanobrevibacter oralis contains the following coding sequences:
- the argB gene encoding acetylglutamate kinase, with the protein MKDINILIEALPYIKKFHNKKILIKYGGHAMIDDDAMSSTARDTVLLKYVGMKPLIVHGGGPEISRSMDKLGKEPKFIKGLRVTDEETMEIIEMVLVGKISTEIVSELIKHDGQAISLSGKDSSLIFAHKKGTSTVTTDEGLETQIDLGLVGEVDKINTDLLKLFLDNNYIPVISPVGIDCEGNSLNLNADTAAGEVAGALDAEKLIILTDVPGVLRNSDDPSTLIQKIRIDEVSGLIEDGIISGGMIPKVETCVKAIENGVKSCHIIDGRVNHSILLEIFTTQGIGTMIFK; encoded by the coding sequence ATGAAAGATATTAATATTTTAATTGAAGCATTGCCTTATATTAAAAAGTTTCACAATAAAAAGATTTTAATTAAATATGGTGGACATGCAATGATTGATGATGACGCAATGTCTTCTACTGCTCGTGATACTGTTTTACTTAAATATGTAGGTATGAAACCTCTCATTGTACATGGGGGAGGTCCAGAAATATCTAGATCAATGGATAAATTAGGTAAGGAACCTAAATTTATTAAAGGACTACGTGTGACTGATGAAGAAACAATGGAAATTATTGAAATGGTATTAGTTGGGAAAATTAGCACAGAAATAGTATCTGAATTAATTAAACATGATGGTCAAGCTATTAGTTTATCTGGAAAGGATTCCAGTTTAATTTTTGCTCATAAAAAAGGAACTAGTACTGTTACTACTGATGAGGGATTAGAAACACAAATTGATTTAGGTTTAGTTGGTGAAGTTGATAAAATAAACACTGATTTACTTAAACTTTTTTTAGATAATAATTATATTCCAGTTATTTCTCCTGTTGGAATTGATTGTGAAGGAAACAGTCTTAATTTAAATGCAGATACTGCTGCTGGAGAAGTAGCAGGGGCACTTGATGCTGAAAAATTAATTATTTTAACTGATGTTCCAGGTGTTTTACGAAATTCGGATGATCCATCTACTTTAATACAAAAAATAAGAATTGATGAGGTTTCAGGCCTTATTGAAGATGGTATTATTTCTGGGGGAATGATTCCAAAAGTAGAAACATGTGTTAAAGCTATTGAAAATGGTGTTAAATCATGTCATATTATTGATGGTCGTGTAAATCACTCTATTTTACTTGAAATCTTTACTACACAAGGTATTGGAACAATGATATTTAAATAA